The following proteins are encoded in a genomic region of Methanobacterium sp. Maddingley MBC34:
- a CDS encoding methyltransferase, putative, TIGR00027 family (PFAM: Leucine carboxyl methyltransferase~TIGRFAM: methyltransferase, putative, TIGR00027 family) yields the protein MTKEYKAKPNPTAELTASHRAAESFKPENERICYDPYAIHFLSPATREIVKDPVKLKAFSQQVGPLAQAMGTLIRLRVRYFDDFLKKSLEEGFQQLVILGAGYDTRAYRIKGLKENVKVFEVDHPNTQHFKTRKIREIFGSTPENVTYIPVDFETQKLSQNLIEKGYHSSKKTLFVMEGVICYLTPQNVDEILSFISGNSGKGSILLFDYHEESVVNGTCEEGRLLKKYFEQVGESFKFGIKEGKIEEFLLKRGFSNIVNFSSEKYKNKCFKEIIENKKVCNPLYFVHAVVGELQN from the coding sequence ATGACAAAAGAGTATAAAGCAAAACCCAACCCAACAGCTGAATTAACAGCTTCACACAGAGCAGCTGAATCATTTAAACCTGAAAATGAGCGTATATGCTATGATCCTTATGCCATCCATTTTCTAAGCCCGGCAACAAGGGAAATAGTAAAAGATCCAGTTAAGTTAAAAGCATTTAGCCAACAGGTTGGCCCTCTTGCTCAGGCAATGGGTACCTTAATTCGACTTAGAGTCAGATACTTTGACGATTTTCTCAAAAAATCCCTTGAAGAAGGATTTCAACAATTAGTTATACTGGGAGCCGGTTACGATACCAGAGCTTACAGAATCAAAGGGCTTAAAGAGAATGTGAAAGTTTTTGAAGTAGATCATCCCAACACTCAGCACTTTAAAACCCGAAAAATCAGAGAAATATTTGGTTCTACCCCTGAAAATGTTACATATATACCAGTTGATTTTGAAACCCAAAAACTTAGCCAGAATCTGATTGAAAAAGGATATCACAGTTCAAAAAAGACTCTTTTTGTAATGGAAGGAGTAATTTGTTACCTTACACCCCAAAATGTTGATGAAATTCTTTCATTCATTTCAGGAAATTCAGGTAAAGGAAGTATTCTACTTTTCGATTATCATGAAGAATCTGTAGTTAATGGAACTTGTGAAGAAGGGAGACTTTTGAAAAAGTATTTTGAACAAGTGGGAGAATCGTTCAAATTTGGCATTAAAGAAGGAAAAATTGAAGAATTTCTCCTAAAACGTGGATTTTCGAATATCGTGAATTTTTCAAGCGAAAAATACAAAAATAAATGTTTTAAGGAGATAATTGAGAACAAAAAAGTTTGTAATCCATTATATTTCGTTCACGCAGTTGTTGGTGAACTCCAAAACTAA
- a CDS encoding putative metal-binding protein (PFAM: Predicted metal-binding protein (DUF2284)) → MKKTDNYKFLEKIALDLGVDSAKVIPSDHIVIEDRVRLKCMICPYYGKNLKCPPYTPSIQEFRKIISEYNSAMIIKLKPPEISKKITEYGQEKGDEVRLWDQDLNNLSPLIWSEISDIYRTMLTDLLELERAAFNQGYAFAMAFFGGKCLLCENCNLEKGCQNALMARFSAEAMGINVLKTAENAGIGLKFPSEGNQTPITPIAILIID, encoded by the coding sequence ATGAAAAAAACTGATAATTACAAGTTTTTAGAAAAAATAGCTTTAGATCTGGGCGTTGACAGCGCGAAGGTCATCCCCTCAGATCATATTGTAATTGAAGACAGGGTGCGCCTGAAGTGTATGATCTGCCCTTACTATGGGAAGAATCTAAAATGTCCCCCATACACACCAAGTATCCAGGAGTTCAGGAAGATAATCAGTGAATACAATTCAGCAATGATTATTAAGCTAAAACCTCCTGAAATATCCAAAAAAATAACAGAATATGGGCAGGAAAAGGGAGATGAAGTTCGACTGTGGGATCAGGACTTAAACAATTTATCACCATTAATATGGTCAGAAATATCAGATATTTACAGAACTATGTTAACTGATTTGCTGGAACTTGAGAGAGCAGCTTTCAACCAGGGCTATGCATTTGCTATGGCATTTTTTGGAGGAAAGTGCCTGCTATGTGAAAATTGTAACCTTGAAAAGGGTTGTCAGAACGCATTGATGGCACGTTTTTCAGCTGAAGCCATGGGCATCAATGTGTTAAAAACAGCAGAAAATGCAGGAATAGGTTTAAAGTTTCCAAGTGAAGGTAATCAAACCCCCATAACTCCAATTGCAATATTAATAATAGATTAA
- a CDS encoding MoxR-like ATPase (PFAM: AAA domain (dynein-related subfamily)), with protein MSKMVLDTDYVEKVLGENSYVPDDTIVNVVFLALSLKKPILIEGPPGTGKTELSKAVARAFERDFFRVQCYEGITFEQIVGEWNYQKQLLHLEMTKIEDNKINKPGNDVFGEDFFIKRPLLSAFMNDKSSVILIDEIDKADEEVESFLLQALGEKQITVNDLGTFDLKNDLLVILTSNSQRQLLDETKDRCLYLYIDYPSFERELEIVKTHLPDASPHLVEDVVNAMQKIRRMNLSKIPSIRATVDWIKGVIMFDRTELDPDSLTKTISVVIKNEEDREKVLESFHK; from the coding sequence ATGAGTAAGATGGTTTTGGATACAGATTACGTGGAAAAAGTTTTAGGAGAAAATAGTTACGTTCCAGATGATACCATCGTTAACGTGGTGTTTCTAGCATTATCACTTAAAAAACCCATTTTAATTGAAGGCCCTCCAGGAACAGGTAAAACAGAACTTTCCAAAGCAGTAGCAAGAGCTTTTGAGAGGGATTTTTTCAGAGTGCAGTGCTACGAAGGTATAACCTTTGAACAGATAGTAGGGGAATGGAATTATCAGAAACAGCTTCTACATCTAGAAATGACGAAAATAGAAGATAATAAAATAAATAAACCAGGAAATGATGTTTTTGGGGAAGATTTTTTCATTAAAAGACCCCTTCTTTCTGCATTCATGAATGATAAATCTTCAGTTATCTTGATTGATGAGATTGATAAAGCCGATGAGGAAGTGGAAAGTTTCTTGCTGCAGGCACTGGGGGAAAAGCAGATCACAGTGAATGATCTGGGTACATTTGATCTTAAAAATGATCTTCTGGTGATTCTGACCTCCAACTCCCAGAGGCAGCTACTGGATGAGACCAAAGATCGTTGCCTCTATCTCTATATTGATTATCCCTCCTTCGAAAGAGAGTTGGAGATCGTGAAGACCCATTTACCTGATGCTTCTCCCCATTTAGTGGAAGATGTAGTTAATGCTATGCAAAAGATCCGAAGGATGAACCTCTCTAAAATACCATCCATCCGGGCCACTGTGGACTGGATTAAAGGCGTGATCATGTTTGATAGAACAGAACTGGACCCAGATTCACTTACAAAAACCATCAGTGTGGTCATAAAAAACGAAGAAGACCGGGAAAAAGTCTTAGAATCATTCCATAAGTGA
- a CDS encoding CoxE-like protein (PFAM: VWA domain containing CoxE-like protein), producing MKDDLIRFSGLLRENGIPASLRCTKSAYEAIPLVKKGNGDLKEALASIYLKDQRKRKKFDKIYESFFKGEGDIPQEDIPKIQTDSKNKIQSKGYVAAKNPDQSFHTKTKYIPFAHTMDHIKYGLDDEIKLDYIENTLGGSSGDNSENVADSSSLKNNLTNLNSLQPELIDLCQKLGKKIATKRARRYKKSKKQKPDIRRTIRKNMKHGGTLLELVKSKPHIKKHNHYFLNDVSISCDWISLWFFCMVYASQHSFSNLRAFEFDNKTAEISSALQEDEVINAFLKVLEIRKQNHMIHGKSNMFTAFEGFLNQTNLNNKSYVMILSDCRDWAGPKHKNQSMKTDFLTKYGRKPLSADLIQEMSRNSKRVLILNPEPKAKWNVADSCVSYYEDAGAECFEVRDLEQLAELISEI from the coding sequence ATGAAAGATGATCTCATCAGATTTTCAGGACTGCTCAGGGAGAATGGGATTCCTGCCAGCCTTCGATGCACTAAAAGTGCTTATGAAGCCATTCCACTAGTTAAAAAGGGTAATGGGGATTTGAAAGAAGCACTTGCATCCATCTATCTTAAAGACCAGCGTAAAAGAAAAAAATTCGATAAAATATACGAATCATTCTTCAAAGGGGAGGGAGATATCCCCCAGGAAGATATCCCCAAGATTCAGACTGATTCCAAAAATAAAATACAATCCAAGGGATACGTTGCAGCTAAAAACCCGGATCAATCTTTCCACACCAAAACAAAGTACATTCCATTTGCACATACCATGGATCACATCAAATATGGTCTTGATGATGAAATAAAGCTTGATTATATTGAAAATACATTAGGGGGAAGTAGTGGGGATAATTCCGAAAATGTTGCAGATTCTAGTTCACTTAAAAATAATTTGACTAATTTAAATTCACTTCAACCAGAGCTGATAGATTTATGCCAGAAACTGGGTAAAAAAATAGCCACCAAAAGAGCAAGACGATACAAAAAATCTAAAAAACAAAAACCTGACATCCGGCGGACCATCAGAAAAAATATGAAACATGGCGGGACCCTTCTGGAGCTGGTAAAAAGCAAACCCCATATAAAGAAGCACAACCACTACTTTCTAAATGATGTGAGTATTTCCTGTGACTGGATCAGTCTCTGGTTCTTCTGCATGGTTTACGCTTCCCAGCATTCTTTCAGCAATCTACGGGCTTTTGAATTTGATAATAAAACCGCTGAAATATCAAGTGCACTCCAGGAAGATGAAGTCATCAATGCTTTTCTCAAAGTTCTGGAGATCAGGAAGCAAAATCATATGATCCATGGTAAGTCCAATATGTTCACTGCCTTTGAAGGTTTTCTCAACCAAACGAATCTGAACAACAAATCCTATGTTATGATTTTAAGTGATTGTCGAGACTGGGCCGGGCCAAAGCATAAAAATCAATCCATGAAAACTGATTTTTTAACAAAATATGGGCGTAAGCCTTTAAGTGCGGATCTCATTCAGGAAATGTCCAGAAATTCCAAGAGAGTTTTAATCTTAAATCCGGAACCCAAAGCCAAATGGAATGTGGCAGATAGCTGTGTTTCTTATTATGAAGATGCTGGAGCAGAATGTTTTGAGGTTCGTGATTTAGAGCAACTGGCTGAGTTAATTAGTGAAATCTAA
- a CDS encoding transcriptional regulator (PFAM: Bacterial regulatory proteins, tetR family): MAIADRRNRQKDKRRNEIINAAETLFFSKGYENISLDEIARKVDLGRSTLYLYFENKEELFFAIVLRGTIILYSLIEEETQKAKTGVEKLAAFRKAYYEFAKTYPDYLKSYNYFLSGRFDLSNLNHDEHKIGQIEHSKYYLEYKKLIEKSSSLANFPIPKFTTGEYLKEILTLRSEMLNILYNAIKQGISEGNIRSDVNPVEATALLTLIANSLDNMPPDLNNLLESENINHEQFLMDVGDFIGYMVSSKVSKKLE; this comes from the coding sequence ATGGCAATCGCAGATAGAAGGAATCGGCAAAAAGATAAAAGACGTAACGAAATAATCAACGCCGCCGAGACTCTTTTTTTCTCCAAAGGTTATGAAAACATTTCCTTGGATGAAATCGCCAGAAAGGTTGACTTAGGCAGATCCACCCTTTACCTATACTTTGAGAATAAAGAAGAACTATTTTTTGCCATTGTGCTTCGAGGAACTATTATTTTATATTCATTGATTGAAGAGGAAACTCAAAAAGCAAAAACAGGTGTTGAAAAACTTGCTGCCTTCAGAAAGGCCTATTACGAATTTGCAAAAACATATCCGGACTATTTGAAGAGTTATAATTATTTTCTCTCCGGAAGATTTGATCTCTCCAACTTAAACCACGATGAACATAAAATTGGGCAAATAGAGCACAGTAAATACTATTTAGAGTATAAAAAACTCATCGAAAAAAGCAGTAGTTTAGCTAATTTTCCAATACCTAAATTTACCACAGGAGAGTACCTTAAGGAAATCCTCACTTTACGTAGCGAAATGTTAAATATACTCTATAACGCTATTAAACAGGGAATAAGCGAAGGAAACATCCGTTCTGATGTTAATCCTGTTGAAGCAACTGCACTACTTACATTAATAGCCAATAGTCTGGATAATATGCCTCCTGACTTAAATAATTTGCTTGAAAGCGAGAATATCAACCATGAACAATTCCTAATGGATGTTGGGGACTTTATAGGTTATATGGTTAGCAGTAAAGTTAGTAAAAAGCTAGAATAA
- a CDS encoding methyltransferase, putative, TIGR00027 family (PFAM: Leucine carboxyl methyltransferase~TIGRFAM: methyltransferase, putative, TIGR00027 family): MAEGIAMQRFAESSKGEDERICYDPYAIHFIRPEIIEFGQKHPEEAKKLIENTERLFPGLSSSIMARVRYFDDFVKKSIEDGLEQLVILGAGYDTRAYRIEEIKENVNIFEMDHPNTQGYKIEKIKEIFGSTPENVVYVPVDFEKEKISEKLIENGFISSKKTLFILEGLVMYIPPESVAEIFLFITENSAKGSRVIFDYYPKSVVDGTSKLEIGQNIRNHLIKIGEPLQFGIKEEEIKNFLKEFGFSSIENVTSEDYKKGYFKGKNEKRDVCELLYFAHAVV; this comes from the coding sequence ATGGCAGAAGGCATTGCCATGCAGAGATTTGCAGAGTCATCCAAGGGAGAAGATGAGCGTATCTGTTACGATCCGTATGCTATACATTTCATTAGACCAGAAATAATAGAATTCGGACAGAAACATCCAGAAGAAGCGAAAAAACTTATTGAAAATACTGAACGCCTTTTTCCAGGATTAAGTAGTTCAATAATGGCCAGAGTTAGATATTTCGATGATTTCGTCAAAAAATCAATAGAAGATGGCTTGGAACAGTTAGTCATACTTGGTGCTGGCTATGATACACGAGCATATCGAATTGAAGAAATAAAAGAGAATGTGAATATCTTTGAAATGGATCACCCCAACACTCAGGGTTATAAAATAGAAAAAATCAAGGAAATATTTGGTTCTACTCCCGAAAATGTAGTTTATGTGCCAGTAGATTTTGAAAAGGAGAAAATTAGTGAAAAATTAATTGAAAATGGATTTATTAGTTCAAAAAAGACTCTTTTTATATTAGAAGGTCTGGTTATGTATATCCCTCCAGAATCTGTTGCTGAAATATTTTTATTCATAACTGAAAATTCAGCTAAAGGAAGTAGGGTTATTTTTGATTATTATCCCAAATCAGTGGTTGATGGGACCTCTAAGCTTGAAATAGGGCAAAATATCAGGAATCATCTGATAAAAATAGGAGAACCATTACAATTTGGAATCAAAGAAGAAGAGATTAAAAATTTCCTTAAGGAATTTGGATTTTCCAGTATCGAGAATGTTACCAGTGAAGACTATAAAAAAGGATACTTCAAAGGTAAAAATGAAAAAAGAGATGTATGTGAACTTTTATACTTTGCCCATGCAGTGGTTTAG
- a CDS encoding yjeF-like protein (PFAM: YjeF-related protein N-terminus; Carbohydrate kinase~TIGRFAM: yjeF C-terminal region, hydroxyethylthiazole kinase-related; yjeF N-terminal region), giving the protein MTPKDMMVADANSEAMGIPRTSLMENAGSCLARRIINNRNPCKVAIFAGNGGNGGDGFVAARYLINNGFEVEVFFLSDPSLIKSPETRLNWDVLEQMNKGTNPLALKIIKDSSYLHKTDAEVVVDALLGTGVRGNLREPISTAVDIINESEGFTVAVDVPTGVDPGSGMVADKAVRADVTVTFHKVKVGLNIASVDYVGSIEVCDIGIPKEAELFTGPGDLLRIEKRDETSHKGQNGKVLIIGGSKEYSGAPALSAMSSLAAGADLAVVACPQQLSSVIRSYSPDLIVHGLSGDFINPKDTEELIKLSENFDSVVLGCGIGMEEETSLAVNDLAVEIEKPLVMDADALKLVGPGVLPRRIHETVITPHAGEFREFSGITAPQDMRDKIKVVKEVSRESETTVLLKGAVDIIAAADKLRLNSTGNPGMSVGGTGDCLAGLIGALLAQGHDGFEAAFLGAYINGRAGDMAAEEYDYNFSATDLLRYLPRCF; this is encoded by the coding sequence ATGACTCCTAAGGATATGATGGTTGCAGATGCCAATTCTGAGGCAATGGGCATTCCCCGAACGTCTCTAATGGAAAACGCTGGAAGCTGCCTGGCCAGAAGAATTATCAATAACAGGAACCCGTGTAAAGTAGCTATATTTGCAGGTAACGGTGGTAACGGGGGTGATGGGTTTGTAGCTGCCAGATATCTCATCAACAATGGGTTTGAAGTTGAAGTATTCTTTTTATCTGACCCTTCCCTCATTAAATCGCCAGAAACCAGGCTGAACTGGGATGTTCTGGAACAGATGAATAAAGGAACCAATCCTCTCGCACTTAAAATCATCAAAGACTCTTCTTATCTCCACAAAACAGATGCAGAAGTGGTAGTTGATGCGCTTCTTGGCACAGGTGTCCGGGGAAATCTCCGTGAACCGATATCTACTGCAGTGGATATAATCAACGAGTCTGAAGGATTCACTGTAGCAGTGGATGTGCCTACCGGTGTTGATCCAGGTTCAGGAATGGTTGCTGATAAGGCAGTTCGTGCTGATGTAACTGTGACCTTCCATAAGGTGAAGGTAGGATTGAACATTGCCAGTGTGGATTATGTTGGGAGTATTGAGGTTTGTGATATTGGAATCCCTAAAGAAGCAGAATTATTCACTGGACCGGGAGATCTTCTGCGTATTGAAAAAAGGGATGAAACATCTCATAAGGGTCAAAATGGAAAAGTTCTGATAATTGGGGGAAGTAAAGAGTATTCTGGTGCACCGGCTCTTTCTGCAATGTCATCACTTGCTGCAGGTGCAGATTTGGCGGTTGTAGCTTGTCCACAACAGTTGTCATCGGTCATCAGATCTTACTCTCCTGATTTGATTGTTCATGGATTATCCGGTGATTTTATTAATCCCAAAGATACTGAGGAGTTGATTAAACTCTCAGAAAACTTCGATTCAGTAGTATTGGGTTGTGGAATAGGAATGGAAGAGGAAACCTCTCTGGCAGTTAATGATCTGGCAGTTGAAATTGAAAAACCCCTGGTTATGGATGCTGATGCACTTAAACTGGTTGGACCTGGTGTTCTACCTCGAAGAATTCATGAAACTGTGATCACGCCTCATGCTGGAGAGTTCCGGGAATTTTCTGGTATAACTGCTCCTCAAGATATGAGGGATAAAATTAAGGTGGTTAAAGAGGTTTCAAGAGAGTCTGAAACCACGGTACTTTTAAAGGGGGCGGTGGATATCATAGCTGCTGCTGATAAACTTAGATTGAACAGTACTGGAAATCCCGGGATGAGTGTAGGTGGAACTGGAGATTGTCTGGCTGGACTTATTGGGGCATTGCTTGCTCAAGGGCATGATGGATTCGAAGCAGCCTTTTTAGGGGCCTATATTAATGGTCGGGCGGGGGATATGGCAGCAGAAGAATATGATTATAATTTTTCTGCTACAGATCTTTTAAGATACCTTCCCCGATGTTTCTAA